The Leptidea sinapis chromosome 35, ilLepSina1.1, whole genome shotgun sequence genome contains a region encoding:
- the LOC126975389 gene encoding BTB/POZ domain-containing protein 10, with the protein MSDSPVKGQQAMTESTRPFFYPDSSSDTEEYRRDSEERRKRLSKRNNLQSVRRMPNMTSKMQCQNPMPSTSSQEPLKFDKKGPLCDDRITLVVDNTRFVVDPAQFTAHPNTMLGRMFSSGIEFTHPNERGEYEVAEGISATVFRAILEYYRGGTIRCPPTVSVQELREACDYLLMPFDANTVRCQNLRGLLHELSNEGARRQFESFLEHLILPLMVESAQRGDRECHVVVLLDDDSVEWDEEYPPQMGDEYSQTVLSTPLYRFFKYIENRDVAKQVMKERGLKKIRLGVEGYPTYKEKVRKRPGGRAEVIYNYVQRPFIHMSWEKEEAKSRHVDFQCFKSKSVTNLAEATADPVIELDPARAREEIEVPDNPEVPEEEQ; encoded by the exons ATGTCGGATTCACCAGTAAAGGGCCAGCAGGCCATGACCGAATCTACACGACCATTCTTCTACCCAGACAGCAGTAGTGATACAGAAGAATATAGAAGAGATAGTGAAGAACGTCGTAAGAGGTTATCTAAGCGCAACAATCTGCAGAGCGTTCGTAGAATGCCTAATATGACTTCCAAAATGCAGTGTCAGAATCCGATGCCATCGACTTCATCTCAAGAACCATTGAAATTTGATAAGAAAGGTCCGCTTTGTGATGACAGGATAACCCTGGTGGTGGATAACACTAGGTTTGTTGTAGATCCTGCTCAGTTTACGGCTCATCCTAATACTATGTTGGGACGGATGTTCAGTTCTG GCATAGAATTCACACATCCTAATGAGCGTGGGGAGTATGAAGTAGCTGAAGGTATATCTGCTACAGTATTTCGAGCTATACTGGAATATTATAGGGGTGGAACTATAAGATGCCCTCCCACAGTCTCTGTGCAGGAATTGAGAGAAGCATGTGATTATCTGCTGATGCCGTTTGATGCTAACACAGTTAGATGCCAG AATCTTCGTGGTCTACTCCATGAGCTATCCAACGAAGGTGCCCGTAGACAGTTCGAGTCATTCTTGGAACATCTGATCCTGCCTCTCATGGTGGAGTCAGCCCAGCGCGGAGACCGGGAGTGCCATGTGGTGGTTCTGCTGGATGATGACTCTGTGGAATGGGACGAGGAGTACCCCCCGCAGATGGGCGACGAGTACAGCCAGACGGTGCTGTCTACACCACTCTATAGGTTCTTCAAGTATATAGAGAATCG TGATGTTGCAAAACAAGTTATGAAAGAAAGAGGCCTTAAGAAGATTAGACTTGGTGTAGAGGGATACCCTACTTACAAGGAGAAAGTGCGAAAGCGGCCGGGAGGGAGAGCGGAGGTCATATACAATTACGTCCAGAGACCATTCATACACATGTCCTGGGAGAAGGAAGAGGCTAAAAGCCGTCATGTGGATTTCCAATGTTTTAAGTCCAAATCTGTAACCAATTTGGCTGAAGCCACCGCTGATCCGGTGATAGAATTAGATCCAGCTCGAGCCAGGGAGGAGATAGAAGTGCCTGACAACCCCGAAGTTCCTGAGGAAGAACAGTGA